A segment of the Aromatoleum aromaticum EbN1 genome:
ACGGCACGATCGAACACCTGCTGGTGATGCCGGTCACGCCGCTCGAGATCATGCTATCGAAGATCTGGTCGATGGGCGTGGTAGTGCTCGTGGCGTCATCCTTCTCGCTGCAAGTGGTGATCAAGGGTTTCCTCGGCATCAGCGTGGCCGGCTCGGCCGCCCTGTTCGCGCTCGGCACCCTGCTCTACCTGTTCGCCGCGGCCTCGATCGGCATCTTCATGGGCACGGTCGCGCGCAACATGCCGCAATTCGGCCTGATGTCCATCCTCGTGCTGCTGCCGCTGCAGATCCTGTCCGGCGGCGTCACCCCGCGCGAGAGCATGCCCGAGACGATCCAGTACCTGATGTCGCTGGCGCCGACCACGCACTATGTGTCGCTCGCGCAGGCCATCCTGTTCCGCGGCGCAGGACTGAACGTGGTATGGCCGTCTTTCATCATGGTCGCGGCCATCGGCGCGGTGTTCCTGACGCTGGCCCATCATCGCCTGCGCCATGCGATCGGAACGATGCAGAACTGAACCCACAGCCCACAGGTGCGCGACAAGGAGAACGCTCACAAGCGCGACTGAGGTAACCTGACGAAAATGGACACTCCCGGTTGGTAGACTTGCCGAACGGGAGCCAGCAGATACAAAGAAAATGTCAGCAGCACACGCCGGAGTTCCGGGCCGAGGCGGTCAAATTGGCGATCGATGAGGTTCCGCGCCGCCGGTAGATTGTGCTTCGAATCCGTCGTCGCCTTGAACTTGCGCTTTTGCTTGCAGCGCAATCCGAGCTTCTTGCGGAGTCGCTTGATGCGGTGGATGCCAGCTTGCCCGCCCGGGCCGCATTCACCCAGTTCTTCCGGCTGCCCAAGGGCATCGACAGCCGCCGCGCAGCCTCTCTCATCGACAGCCCTTCGGTCTGAGCCAGCTCGACCGCCTGCTCTCGAAATTCCTGCGGATAGACCCCTCGCGGCATCCGTTCCATCTGTGTCATCCGTTCGTGCAATTCTACGAAACGTCGGACTCCATTTTTCCAGCCTGCGTCACTCGGAGCCGGGTTGGCCGCCGGCGTGTTCGCCAGTAAGCTCATGCGACGCGTCGCACCGGGATCGAACGCCCCGTTCGCCTCGCCCCGCCAGGAGACCGACATGAGCGCCCCATCAACCCGGCAGCGTATCCCCACCTACTGCGCCCTCTGCATTTCCCGCTGCGGCTGCCTGGCGGTGGTCGAGGACGGCCGTCTGCTCGGCGTCGAGCCGGACCCCGGGCACCCCACCGGCAAGACGCTGTGCATCAAGGCGAAGGCCGCGCCGGAACTGGTGCATCACCCCGACCGCCTGACCATGCCGCTACGCCGCACCCGCCCCAAGGGCGAGGCCGATCCCGGCTGGCGGGCGATTTCCTGGGACGAGGCGCTCGACGAGATCGGCGACCGGCTGCGCGCCATCGGCCCGCTCGCCACCACCTTCGCGGTGACCACGCCGAGCGGCACGGCCATCGCCGACAGCTTCGGCTGGATTCACCGCCTGGCGCACGCCTTCGGCAGCCCAAACCTGATTTTCGCGACCGAGAACTGCAACTGGCACAAGGACTTTTCCCCGGCGCTGACCTGGGGGGCCGGAATCGGCATGCCCGACTACGAGAACACCGGCTGCATCCTGCTCTGGGGCTTCGACCCGGCCGCCACCTGGCTGGCGCAGACCGAGGAAATCCGCCGCGCCCAGAAGCGCGGGGCGCGCCTGGTGGTGATCGACCCGCGCGGCGCCGGCCTGGCGCGCGGCGCCGACCTCTGGCTGGCGCCGCGCCCGGGAAGCGACGCCGCGCTGGCGCTCGGCCTCATCCACCTGCTGCTCGAAGACGGGCATATCGACCGCGATTTCCTCGCCCGCCACAGCGACGCCTTCGACCCCGCCCCCGACGGCCGGGGCACGGTGCTGGAGCGCCTCGCCGAGCGCGCCGCCGGCTTCCCGCCGGAGCGGGTGGCCGAACTCACCGGGGTCGACGCCGCCGCCGTGCGCCAGGCGGCCCGGCTCATCGCCACCTCTGGCCCGCTCTCCTTCTTCACCTGGACCGGCACCTGCCAGCAGGCCAACGCCACCCAGACCACGCGCGCGATCAACCTGCTCTACGCGTTGACCGGCTGGCTGGATGCGCGAGGCGGCAACGTCTGGTTCGCCAGGCCGCCGCTCGCCGACATCGCCGGCTTCGAACTGGTCGACGCCGCCACCCGGCAACACACCTACGCCCGCCAGGAGCGCCCGCTCGGCCCGAGCAGCAAAGGCTGGGTGACCAGCCGCGATTTCTTCAACGCCGTCCTCGCTTCACCGGTGCCGCACGCGCTGGTCTCCTTCGGGGGCAATTTCCTGCTCACCAAGCCGG
Coding sequences within it:
- a CDS encoding molybdopterin-dependent oxidoreductase translates to MSAPSTRQRIPTYCALCISRCGCLAVVEDGRLLGVEPDPGHPTGKTLCIKAKAAPELVHHPDRLTMPLRRTRPKGEADPGWRAISWDEALDEIGDRLRAIGPLATTFAVTTPSGTAIADSFGWIHRLAHAFGSPNLIFATENCNWHKDFSPALTWGAGIGMPDYENTGCILLWGFDPAATWLAQTEEIRRAQKRGARLVVIDPRGAGLARGADLWLAPRPGSDAALALGLIHLLLEDGHIDRDFLARHSDAFDPAPDGRGTVLERLAERAAGFPPERVAELTGVDAAAVRQAARLIATSGPLSFFTWTGTCQQANATQTTRAINLLYALTGWLDARGGNVWFARPPLADIAGFELVDAATRQHTYARQERPLGPSSKGWVTSRDFFNAVLASPVPHALVSFGGNFLLTKPGAALAEKALAGLDFFVQTELFHTPTTRWADLVLPVASCWERPGLQGGFMVSQAAENHVQLRPAVAAPPGEARADTAIVFAIARRLGLDRHFFGGDPAAGLAHILAPAGLTPEALRAAPRGLTVPLATRYRNYEDEGFATPSGKLQLWSAALAGAGHDPLPDYAPPAVDPQFPWRLTCGKIAPYCHSQQRNQPALRRHAPQPVAELAPDVAAAAGVADGDKVAIRAASGEMRAAARINRHLAAGTVWAQYGWWSTQEAVNYNACSDAECFDPVAGSNALRGIPCAVERLASDRGPGSTLG